In a single window of the Streptomyces sp. CGMCC 4.7035 genome:
- a CDS encoding acyl-CoA synthetase, which produces MRDQGLGSWPARRARMAPEATAVVHDGGSLSYGELAARVTRLAHALRALGVGHGDRVAYLGANHPALVETLFAANALGAVFVPLNTRLAAPELAFILGDSGASVLVFGAELTNIVDAFRDDVEVKHYVEVGKAYEELLASAPDNPLDETVGLDEVCMIQYTSGTSGRPKGVMLTHANIAWNCFNILLDVDIASDDVALVVAPMFHTAALNTVFLPGFLKGGTSVLMPGFDPERVLDVIAEHRVTRMFGVPAMYQAMARSSRWATADLSSIRILMCAAAPVPKALIHTYQDRGLTFLQAYGLTETAPAALGLRAPDSIRKAGSAGTPCFFTDVRVVRPDLTDVAPGEVGEVIIAGLNVMKGYWQWPEATKDAFVEGSWFRSGDAATVDEEGYVTIVDRIKDMYISGGENVYPAEVEQLLYQHPAVAECAVIGVPDERWGEVGRALVVPRAGADLSPDDIMDSLSGRLAKYKLPKSVVLVDALPRNATGKILKARLRSQYGSLSDRGAEEA; this is translated from the coding sequence ATGCGCGATCAAGGGCTCGGCTCGTGGCCCGCGCGGCGTGCCCGCATGGCACCGGAGGCCACCGCCGTCGTGCACGACGGCGGATCCCTGTCCTACGGAGAGCTGGCCGCGCGCGTGACGCGGCTCGCTCACGCCCTGCGTGCCCTGGGGGTCGGACACGGCGACCGGGTGGCCTACCTCGGCGCTAACCATCCGGCCCTGGTGGAAACCCTGTTCGCCGCGAACGCGCTGGGCGCCGTCTTCGTCCCGCTCAACACCCGCCTCGCGGCACCCGAGTTGGCCTTCATCCTGGGCGACTCGGGAGCGTCGGTGCTGGTGTTCGGGGCCGAACTCACCAACATCGTCGACGCGTTCAGGGACGATGTCGAGGTGAAGCACTACGTCGAGGTGGGGAAAGCGTACGAGGAGCTACTCGCGAGCGCGCCGGACAACCCCCTGGACGAGACGGTCGGCCTCGATGAGGTGTGCATGATCCAGTACACCTCTGGCACCAGCGGCCGTCCCAAGGGCGTCATGCTCACCCACGCCAACATCGCCTGGAACTGCTTCAACATCCTGCTGGACGTGGACATCGCCTCCGACGACGTCGCTCTGGTGGTGGCACCGATGTTCCACACCGCCGCCCTCAACACCGTCTTCCTGCCGGGCTTCCTCAAAGGAGGGACGTCGGTGCTGATGCCCGGTTTCGACCCGGAACGGGTGCTCGACGTCATCGCCGAGCACCGGGTGACGAGGATGTTCGGCGTGCCCGCGATGTACCAGGCCATGGCCCGGTCGTCGCGGTGGGCGACGGCCGATCTGTCGTCGATCCGGATCCTGATGTGCGCGGCGGCCCCCGTACCCAAGGCCCTCATCCACACATACCAGGACCGTGGCCTGACCTTCCTCCAGGCGTACGGCCTGACCGAGACCGCTCCCGCCGCGCTGGGCCTGCGCGCACCGGACAGCATCCGCAAGGCCGGCTCGGCCGGCACACCCTGCTTCTTCACCGACGTACGCGTGGTGCGGCCCGACCTCACCGATGTCGCACCGGGCGAGGTCGGCGAGGTGATCATCGCGGGCCTCAACGTGATGAAGGGCTACTGGCAGTGGCCCGAAGCGACCAAGGACGCCTTCGTTGAAGGAAGTTGGTTCCGCTCCGGAGACGCGGCCACTGTCGACGAGGAGGGGTACGTCACGATCGTCGACCGAATCAAGGACATGTACATCTCCGGCGGGGAGAACGTCTATCCGGCCGAGGTCGAGCAACTCCTCTACCAGCATCCCGCGGTCGCCGAATGCGCGGTGATCGGCGTACCCGACGAACGATGGGGCGAAGTGGGCAGAGCGCTGGTCGTGCCCCGCGCGGGCGCCGACCTGTCGCCCGACGACATCATGGACTCCCTGTCCGGCCGACTCGCCAAGTACAAGCTCCCCAAGTCGGTCGTCCTCGTCGACGCCCTGCCCCGCAACGCCACCGGCAAGATCCTGAAGGCCCGCCTGCGCAGCCAGTACGGCTCCCTATCAGACCGCGGCGCCGAGGAGGCATGA
- a CDS encoding flavin reductase family protein: protein MNRRTPAATVTGGGPADDPGLFRHVLGHYPTGVTVVTAKEPDGTPVGMVIGSFASVSLDPPLVAFLPGRSSTTWPRIMAGGAFCVNVLAAGQEGLCRDVSAKAPDVFDRHPWRGAASGSPVLAGVVAWIDCDIADVWPLGDHYFVLGRVRELGVEKTGAAPLVFSRGRLAPLPPRRDHDESAAYTWPDWL from the coding sequence GTGAACCGGCGGACGCCCGCCGCGACGGTAACCGGCGGTGGCCCGGCGGACGACCCCGGCTTGTTCCGGCACGTGCTCGGCCACTACCCGACGGGTGTCACGGTGGTCACCGCGAAGGAACCCGACGGCACCCCGGTCGGCATGGTGATCGGCTCGTTCGCCTCGGTGTCCCTGGACCCTCCGCTCGTCGCGTTCCTCCCCGGCCGCTCCTCCACCACCTGGCCAAGGATCATGGCCGGCGGCGCCTTCTGCGTGAACGTGCTGGCCGCCGGCCAGGAGGGCCTCTGCCGGGACGTCAGCGCCAAGGCACCCGACGTCTTCGACCGCCACCCGTGGCGCGGCGCCGCCTCGGGCAGCCCCGTCCTGGCGGGCGTCGTCGCCTGGATCGACTGCGACATCGCCGACGTGTGGCCCCTCGGCGACCACTACTTCGTCCTCGGCCGCGTCCGAGAACTTGGGGTGGAGAAGACCGGCGCCGCACCGCTGGTCTTCTCCCGGGGGCGGCTCGCCCCGTTGCCGCCCCGCCGGGACCACGACGAATCGGCCGCCTACACGTGGCCCGACTGGCTCTGA